The genomic segment TTGCAGGAAACTAAACTTTTTAACGATACTCTAAGGTTTAATCTGACATTAGGAGAAAATTTCGATGAAAGTGAGATAAAGAAAGCTTTAAAAAAGGCGGAATTTTTAAAGTCAGTAGATAAATTGCCAAAAGGGCTTGATACGTTTATAGGGAAAAACGGGGTGAAACTGAGCGGCGGGGAAAGGCAGAGGGTTGCAATAGCAAGAGCAATTCTTTTTAAACCTGAAGTTGTGATTTTGGATGAATCCACCTCAGCCCTTGATATAGACACAGAAGACAGGGTTTTTAAAAACATAGAAAATTTTTTAAAACAAAGAACATCAATTATTATTGCCCACAGGGCTGAAACAATTGCAAAAGCGGATGAAATTTTAATGGTAAAAGAAAGAAATATTATAAAAGTTTCTTAAATTTATATTTTTGCATTTTTAAGCTTAAAGTGTTAAAATACAGGAAAAAAAGGACATAAAATGAGAAGTGATGAAGTAAAAAAAGGATGGCATAGAGCCCCACACAGAAGTTTGTTTAGAGCTACAGGACTTAAAGATGAAGATTTTGAAAAACCTTTTATTGCCGTTGCAAACTCTTTTATTGAAGTAGTTCCAGGGCACTTTTTTTTAAATAAATATGCGGAAATTGTAAAAGATGAAATTAGAAAAAACGGATGTGTGCCTTTTGAATTTAATACAATCGGTGTAGACGACGGTATTGCAATGGGGCACGACGGTATGCTTTATTCTCTGCCAAGCCGTGAGCTTATTGCAAATTCAGTAGAAACCATGATGAATGCTCATAAATTTGATGCGCTTATCTGTATTCCAAACTGTGATAAAATAACTCCGGGAATGGTTATGGGGGCACTCAGGGTAAATGTGCCTACTATTGTGGTGACAGGCGGACCTATGAGAGCCGGGCATATGAAAGACGGAACACCGATTGACCTTGCTACAGTATTTGAAGGTCTTGGTAAATTTGAAAAAGGTGAAATTGATGAAAATACTTTATACGAATTGGAATGCAATGCATGTCCGGGGGGAGGAAGCTGTTCTGGTATGTTTACTGCTAATTCTATGAATACATTAATAGAAGCTATGGGACTTGCCCTTAAAGGAAACGGAACTGTTCCCGCTCTTACATCTGAGAGGGAAGAACTTCTAAGACTTGCAGCCAGAAGAATCTGCGAAATTGCAAAAGACGAAAAACTTTATGAACAGTATAGAATAAAAAATATTATCAACGAAAAAGCGGTTCATAATGCGTTTGTTGTGGATATGGCGATGGGTGGAAGCACAAATACCGTTTTGCATATGATGGCAATTGCAAAAGAAGCCGGAGTTGATTTTGATTTGGCTAAAATTAATGAAATCGCAAAACATGTAAGCCATATCGCAAAAATTTCCCCTTCACTTCAGACAGTTCATATGGAAGATATTAATAAAGCCGGCGGGATCAGTGCCGTTATGAAAGAAATTTCAAAAAGAAGCGATGTAATACTTTACACTGATAATCCTGTAATTGAAGGCGGAAGTGTTGCCGACAGGATTAAAGATGCTAAAGTGCTTGATTATTCTATAATTAAACCTGTTGAAAAACCGTTTAGTAAAGTAGGCGGGCTTGCCGTTTTATTCGGTAATTTGGCTGAAGAAGGGTGTGTTATTAAAACAGCCGGAATTGTCGGAAGTAGAAAATTTACTGGCCGTGCGGTATGCTTTAATTCCCAACAGGAGGCAATTGACGGAATTACAGGCGGAAAAGTAAAAGAAGGAGATGTTGTCGTAATCAGATACGAAGGACCAAAAGGCGGACCCGGAATGCAGGAAATGCTGGCACCAACAAGCCTTATTATGGGTATGGGGCTTGGAGACAAAGTCGCTCTTATAACTGACGGTAGATTTTCAGGTGCCACAAGGGGGCTCAGTGTTGGGCATGTAAGTCCTGAAGCGGCTGAGGGCGGAATGATTGGACTTTTGAAAGACGGGGATATTATAGAAATTGATGCCGATAATTTTTCTATAAATGTAAAATTAAGCGATGAAGAAATTGAAAAAAGAAAAAAAGAATTCATTCCTATTAAAAAAGAGGTGCCAGGAAAATGGTTAAGGGATTACCGTGTCCTTGTTACAAACGCTGCTAACGGGGCGATACTTAAAGCGGATTAGTGAAAAAATATTTTTTTATTTTCTCTTCTTTTGTTTTTCTTACAAGTACAATACTGCTTTTTTTTATTGTTTTTGATTTTATAAATTATGCAAAAGCCAAAATGAATGAGGTTATTCATCAAAAAAGGATAAAAGAATATAATTTTATAATAAAAGAAAACAAAGATTATCTCTATTCATTAGCCAAATATTTTGCCAATTCTCCTTTGGTTAAAAAAGCATATAAAGAAAATAATCCTAATTTAATTTATAATGAATTTGCACCACTTTTTAATATTATGAATAAAAAAAATCTTATTGAAGAGCTTCATTTTTTTAAATATCCCGCTGTTAATTTTTTGGATTTTCCAAACGACAATACAAAAATGTTTGACGCCTCAAAAAAAAGACTTGATATTTTAAATATAGAAACTGCAAAAAAAGGAGACGTTTTTTATTATATTTGCGCAAAATATCCTGGACTCAGGGCCGTTTTTCCAATAGAGGTTGATTCAAAAATTGTGGGCAGTGTTTCTTTCGCTCAGAAGATAGATTTTTTAATAAACAGATTTAAACTTTTGGGTGTTAAAAAAATATCAATTTTTTTAAATGACAGACTGCTTAAATTTTTTTTAATGCCGAAATTTTATAAAAGTTATAAAAAATGCCCTTTAATTGAAAATAAATACAGATTGTTAGGGGATAAAATAAAAGAAAATAAATATTTTATTACTAAAATTGAATTAAAAGACTATTTCGGAAACGAACTGGGAAAAATAATTTTGGCCGATAGAAATGAAATAATGTTTAAAGATATTGTGGTACATATTTTGGGTTATGTTTTTATATTTGTATTAATAATGTTTATGGGATGGTTTTTTTATTTTAGAATGTTAAATTATATTATAAAAGAGCTTAATAAAACAGATATTTATGTAAAGTTGTTAAAAAATCAGGAGTTTGACAAACTTCCTAAAACTTTTGAAGTAAGAAATGAAATAAACGTACATCAAAAAGCCATAATAGACGCTGCAAAGGAAATAAAAGCATTTATAAATATTTTACGCTCAAAAAAAGAAGAATATTACAACAAAGCTTATATAGATATTTTAACCGGTGCATTTAACAGAAGGTTTTTAGAAGAAAAAGAGCATGAACTCTTTTTGAAATACAAAACATTAAAAAAACAGGTTTCGGTATTAATATTTGATATAGACGATTTTAAAAAAGTAAACGATACATACGGACATGATGTAGGGGATATGGTTTTAAGCGAAATAGGAGAAATTGTAAAACAGATTTTAAGAAAAAATGATATTTTTATACGTTACGGAGGGGAAGAGTTTGTAATAATCTTAGAAGATGTTAAATTAAAAGAAGTCGTTAAAATTGCTGAAAAATTAAGAAAAGCCATAGAAAATAAAAAAATAAAAATAAATGACGAAAAAGAGATAAGTGTCAGCGTTTCCATCGGAATAAGCGAATTAAATTACGAAACTGACAACAATTTGTTTGATACGATAAAACGGGCGGATGAAAAACTGTATATAGCAAAAAGAAACGGTAAAAACAGGTGGGAAGTATAATAAAAACAGCTTTAGTTATAATAAAACTTGTTATTCCTTTTTATATTTTGGCTGATGTTTTAATCTATTTTCATGTTTTAGAACATATATCTTTTTTGTTTAAACCTTTTACTTTTATTTTAGGCTTTGATGATAAGCTCGCTTTGAGTCTGGCTGCCGGGTTGCTTTTTAATATTTATGCCGGGATTGCATTTGCCGCACCTTTGAATCTCAGTCCATATGAATGGACTGCCCTTGGGCTTTTTATGGGTATTGCTCATGCTTTGCCTGTTGAAAATGCAATAATGAAAAAACTTGGAATTTCTGTTTGGTATTCAACTATCTTAAGAA from the Lebetimonas sp. JH292 genome contains:
- the ilvD gene encoding dihydroxy-acid dehydratase; the encoded protein is MRSDEVKKGWHRAPHRSLFRATGLKDEDFEKPFIAVANSFIEVVPGHFFLNKYAEIVKDEIRKNGCVPFEFNTIGVDDGIAMGHDGMLYSLPSRELIANSVETMMNAHKFDALICIPNCDKITPGMVMGALRVNVPTIVVTGGPMRAGHMKDGTPIDLATVFEGLGKFEKGEIDENTLYELECNACPGGGSCSGMFTANSMNTLIEAMGLALKGNGTVPALTSEREELLRLAARRICEIAKDEKLYEQYRIKNIINEKAVHNAFVVDMAMGGSTNTVLHMMAIAKEAGVDFDLAKINEIAKHVSHIAKISPSLQTVHMEDINKAGGISAVMKEISKRSDVILYTDNPVIEGGSVADRIKDAKVLDYSIIKPVEKPFSKVGGLAVLFGNLAEEGCVIKTAGIVGSRKFTGRAVCFNSQQEAIDGITGGKVKEGDVVVIRYEGPKGGPGMQEMLAPTSLIMGMGLGDKVALITDGRFSGATRGLSVGHVSPEAAEGGMIGLLKDGDIIEIDADNFSINVKLSDEEIEKRKKEFIPIKKEVPGKWLRDYRVLVTNAANGAILKAD
- a CDS encoding diguanylate cyclase, producing MKKYFFIFSSFVFLTSTILLFFIVFDFINYAKAKMNEVIHQKRIKEYNFIIKENKDYLYSLAKYFANSPLVKKAYKENNPNLIYNEFAPLFNIMNKKNLIEELHFFKYPAVNFLDFPNDNTKMFDASKKRLDILNIETAKKGDVFYYICAKYPGLRAVFPIEVDSKIVGSVSFAQKIDFLINRFKLLGVKKISIFLNDRLLKFFLMPKFYKSYKKCPLIENKYRLLGDKIKENKYFITKIELKDYFGNELGKIILADRNEIMFKDIVVHILGYVFIFVLIMFMGWFFYFRMLNYIIKELNKTDIYVKLLKNQEFDKLPKTFEVRNEINVHQKAIIDAAKEIKAFINILRSKKEEYYNKAYIDILTGAFNRRFLEEKEHELFLKYKTLKKQVSVLIFDIDDFKKVNDTYGHDVGDMVLSEIGEIVKQILRKNDIFIRYGGEEFVIILEDVKLKEVVKIAEKLRKAIENKKIKINDEKEISVSVSIGISELNYETDNNLFDTIKRADEKLYIAKRNGKNRWEV